One Spirochaeta africana DSM 8902 genomic window carries:
- the coaE gene encoding dephospho-CoA kinase (Dephospho-CoA kinase (CoaE) performs the final step in coenzyme A biosynthesis.): MVVGLTGRYCAGKSTAAAYLAQQGWLHLDVDRIGHRVLDQQAAAAAGLFGDQVLCPDGTVDRQELGRLVFNDPQQLARLEALLHPLMAAEVSRHIAEHPGVDVLVDAALLFRMGLHLLCDRILWLNAPVLVRFLRGRTRDGISLQGFFRRNRAQLHIVAQARSGGADILSVSNWGSRRWLYRRLDTLLQR; this comes from the coding sequence ATGGTGGTCGGTTTGACCGGCCGTTACTGCGCCGGCAAGAGTACAGCGGCCGCATACCTCGCTCAGCAGGGCTGGCTGCATCTGGATGTCGATCGCATCGGACATCGGGTGCTGGATCAGCAGGCAGCGGCAGCCGCAGGATTGTTCGGTGACCAGGTGCTGTGCCCGGACGGCACGGTTGACCGCCAGGAGCTGGGACGGCTGGTGTTCAATGATCCGCAGCAGCTAGCCCGGTTGGAGGCGCTGCTGCATCCCTTGATGGCAGCCGAGGTATCCCGGCATATCGCCGAACATCCGGGTGTGGATGTACTGGTGGACGCTGCCCTGTTGTTCCGGATGGGGCTGCATTTGCTGTGTGATCGGATCCTCTGGCTGAATGCCCCTGTCCTGGTGCGGTTCCTGCGCGGCAGGACTCGAGATGGAATCTCTCTGCAGGGGTTTTTCCGGCGAAACCGCGCCCAGCTTCATATTGTCGCTCAAGCCCGTTCCGGGGGCGCCGATATACTAAGTGTATCGAATTGGGGCAGCCGCAGGTGGTTGTACAGACGTCTGGACACACTGCTGCAGCGGTAA
- a CDS encoding SpoIIE family protein phosphatase: MAMTLRNLTVLAVLALLLPTGCSFTEAPYAVAGRLDAADWHPERDGLLDLRGEWEFHWLQHIDPTRPSPPGFRHVPQPQLWNDLELPEGPLPAEGFASFRLQVALDEEWPEIIGIRVMEMSTAFRLYINGTLVSQAGTAATTPEATEARLVPQTNVFHRHHAEVLDIVLHVSNFIDREGGRRRSLYIGSEQQIHRTQHRAIAFEGILTGALLLIGLYHVVLFSFRRKEPLPLVFALVCAVFALRGVFEGERLILMMFDLPFELYGKLWFILYYVLAPVVMLFLHYLFPRESWPWLLKTVLSVMAAFCLATLVLPLSAAIRIMPFFHPITLVSMLYAVRVLALAILHDRPGSRVFTLGMAILIATGIHDLLYTENIIESTYLAPAGLLAFVFSQAYFIAARFSNSLTRVQGLSEQLRAYSLELEDKVALRTRELEQRNRAIMESIEYAQLIQSSVLPSPAELQELIPHHFVIWRPRDLVGGDFYWSRALGKSRGWIAVGDCTGHGVPGALMAMMATSLLNREAHLLEPDNPAAFLHELNLAVRESLHQDMHDGKAHEGFDMILAYLEPGRLTAAGAHLGLYTLQDDGPAYFPGSRKGIGYVEPSSDFRYENFSIALQPGDHVYMMSDGLLDQSGGEKGFAFGRRRLLKLLEELHQHPFAEHSQRLDQAVKEYANGEAQRDDIVVVGFSTETG; encoded by the coding sequence ATGGCCATGACGCTGCGCAATCTGACCGTATTAGCCGTACTCGCCCTGCTGCTGCCAACCGGCTGCAGCTTTACCGAGGCTCCCTATGCGGTAGCAGGCCGGCTTGATGCCGCTGACTGGCATCCCGAGCGGGACGGACTGCTCGACCTCCGCGGCGAATGGGAGTTTCACTGGCTCCAGCATATCGACCCTACCCGGCCATCCCCACCAGGATTCCGCCATGTGCCACAGCCGCAGCTGTGGAATGATCTTGAACTCCCGGAGGGCCCGTTGCCGGCCGAGGGGTTCGCCTCTTTCCGGCTGCAGGTGGCCCTGGATGAAGAGTGGCCCGAAATTATTGGCATCCGGGTCATGGAAATGAGCACCGCCTTCCGGCTTTACATCAACGGAACCCTGGTGAGTCAGGCCGGTACCGCGGCCACAACCCCGGAGGCCACCGAGGCCCGGCTGGTGCCCCAGACCAATGTCTTTCATCGCCACCACGCCGAGGTTCTGGACATCGTGCTGCACGTGTCGAACTTTATCGACCGCGAAGGGGGGCGGCGACGTTCATTGTATATCGGCAGCGAACAGCAGATCCACCGTACCCAGCACCGGGCTATTGCCTTTGAAGGGATCCTGACCGGGGCTTTACTGTTGATCGGCCTGTATCATGTAGTGCTGTTTTCGTTCCGGCGCAAGGAGCCCCTGCCGCTGGTATTTGCTCTGGTATGTGCGGTATTTGCCCTGCGCGGGGTTTTTGAAGGCGAGCGACTGATCCTGATGATGTTTGATCTCCCGTTCGAACTGTACGGCAAGCTTTGGTTCATCCTGTACTATGTCCTGGCGCCGGTGGTAATGCTGTTTCTGCATTATCTCTTCCCGCGAGAGTCCTGGCCATGGCTGCTGAAGACCGTGCTGTCGGTTATGGCCGCATTCTGCCTGGCCACCCTGGTGCTCCCGCTCTCGGCGGCTATCAGGATCATGCCGTTTTTTCACCCGATCACCCTTGTTTCCATGCTGTATGCGGTTCGTGTACTGGCACTGGCGATTCTGCACGACCGGCCAGGCAGCAGGGTATTCACCCTTGGTATGGCAATTCTGATCGCTACCGGGATCCATGATCTGCTGTACACCGAAAACATCATAGAATCGACATATCTGGCTCCCGCCGGCCTGCTGGCCTTTGTGTTCAGTCAAGCCTATTTTATCGCGGCACGCTTTTCCAACTCCCTAACACGTGTTCAGGGGCTGTCCGAACAGCTGCGGGCCTATTCACTCGAACTGGAGGACAAGGTTGCCCTGCGCACCCGTGAGCTGGAACAGCGCAATCGCGCCATTATGGAAAGCATAGAGTATGCCCAGCTTATCCAGTCATCGGTGCTGCCATCCCCTGCCGAACTGCAGGAGCTTATCCCGCATCATTTTGTTATCTGGAGGCCGCGCGACCTGGTGGGTGGAGATTTCTACTGGAGCCGGGCACTGGGGAAATCACGCGGCTGGATTGCCGTAGGTGACTGCACCGGGCACGGTGTACCCGGTGCACTCATGGCGATGATGGCAACCAGTCTGCTGAATCGCGAAGCCCACCTGCTTGAACCGGACAACCCGGCAGCATTCCTCCATGAACTGAATCTGGCGGTGCGCGAATCACTACATCAGGACATGCATGACGGCAAGGCTCACGAAGGGTTTGACATGATCCTGGCCTATCTGGAGCCCGGCAGATTAACCGCTGCCGGAGCGCATCTCGGGCTGTATACCCTCCAGGACGACGGCCCTGCCTATTTCCCTGGCTCGCGCAAGGGGATCGGGTATGTGGAGCCCTCCTCCGACTTCCGCTACGAAAACTTCTCGATTGCGCTGCAGCCGGGGGATCATGTGTACATGATGAGTGACGGGTTACTTGATCAGAGCGGCGGCGAGAAGGGGTTTGCGTTCGGGCGCCGTCGTTTGCTGAAACTGCTGGAGGAGCTGCACCAGCATCCCTTTGCCGAACACAGCCAACGGCTTGATCAGGCCGTCAAGGAGTATGCCAATGGAGAAGCCCAGCGGGACGACATCGTGGTTGTCGGATTTTCCACAGAAACCGGCTGA
- a CDS encoding SPOR domain-containing protein has product MERNRLLITGLSVAVFLTAVVVLGLMWFYPRQQEAAEQISRVEFDPFAYLEEQEARDRRAREVQDPATEPDDQLPEEIVPEVSELTEDGITIVFGARDRDRRFPADDRVRQEPEDRAAARPDTAESLPDTEVDAAAPADAAPATEPADAPRPPDAPRPPDAPRPAADTSRTAQEPRQPEPSRPAAATPTADAPATRPAVEAPTRESTPRASQEYWVQVFAGSSRTNAQTARQQFHKETAMHPLMTTIDRDGQIIYRLRVGPYHQRGDAEQFLGSLADSSFSQAYISVVYN; this is encoded by the coding sequence ATGGAACGCAATCGACTACTAATAACCGGCCTCAGTGTAGCTGTATTCTTGACCGCAGTCGTTGTACTCGGGCTTATGTGGTTCTATCCCCGCCAGCAGGAGGCTGCTGAGCAGATCAGCCGGGTGGAGTTTGATCCTTTTGCCTATCTCGAGGAACAGGAGGCGCGTGACCGGAGGGCACGGGAGGTGCAGGATCCTGCAACCGAGCCAGATGATCAGCTGCCAGAAGAGATCGTCCCGGAGGTTTCCGAACTGACCGAGGATGGTATTACGATTGTGTTCGGAGCGCGCGACAGGGATCGTCGATTCCCCGCCGATGATCGGGTCCGTCAGGAACCAGAAGATCGTGCGGCAGCACGCCCGGATACCGCGGAATCCCTGCCCGATACGGAAGTCGATGCAGCTGCACCCGCAGATGCTGCCCCGGCAACCGAGCCAGCCGATGCGCCGCGGCCACCCGATGCGCCGCGGCCACCCGATGCGCCGCGGCCAGCTGCCGACACCAGCCGGACCGCGCAGGAACCCCGGCAGCCCGAGCCCTCCCGTCCTGCTGCAGCGACCCCCACCGCCGATGCACCGGCGACCCGACCGGCAGTAGAAGCCCCGACCAGGGAATCAACCCCGCGGGCATCGCAGGAATACTGGGTGCAGGTTTTTGCCGGCAGCAGCCGCACCAACGCCCAGACTGCGCGTCAGCAATTCCACAAAGAGACCGCCATGCACCCCCTGATGACCACCATCGATCGTGATGGTCAGATCATCTACCGGTTGCGGGTGGGGCCATACCACCAGCGTGGTGATGCCGAGCAGTTCCTGGGCAGTCTGGCAGACAGCAGTTTCTCCCAGGCCTATATCTCGGTGGTCTATAACTGA